GATGGCGCCGATCAGGTATTCGCTGATGAAATTCGAAAGCAGCATGATGTTGCCGACGAGTTCGAGAATGAAGGCGCCGCAAATCGTGCCCCAGACCCGGCCCGCGCCACCCTTGAGCGCCGTGCCGCCGACGACCACGGCGGTGATCGCCTGCAGTTCCCAAAGGATGCCCGTCGTCGCCGAGGTCGAGCCAAGCCGCGGCACGTAGAGAAGCACGGCGATGGCGACGCACAGGCCCTGGATGACGAAGGCGATCGTGCGTACGCGATTGACGGCGATACCGGAGTAACGCGCCACGTCGCTGCTGGAGCCGACCGCCACGACATGCCGCCCATAGCGGGTGCGGTAGAGGACGAAGGCTGCAACGCCGGTGACGGCAAGGATCACGGCGATCGGGACCGGCACGCCGAGGATGGAGCCGAAATAGGCCGGGCGGTAGAGTGCCTGCAGTTCGGGCTCGCGCAGCGTGATGGCGCCGCCCTGCGAAAGCCATGTGGTCAAGCCGCGGTAAACGCCCATGGTGCCGAGCGTGGCGATGAAGGGCTCGATCTTGCCGACGGTGGTGATGAGACCGTTTGCAAGGCCGCATGACGCGCCGATCACGACCGTGAGCACGATGGCAGTCGTCAGCATCAGCGCCGGATCGGCGATCGCGCCGGAATTCATGAACAGGATCATCAGGCTGGCGACGAAAGCGACCATCGAGCCCACGGAAAGGTCCAAGTCACCCGCCGATATCACGAAGGTCGCGCCCACAGCGATGATGGCAATGAAAGCGCTTCTCGTTGCAACATTGGCAAGGTTCGTGATGCCGATGAAATTCGGATTGACCAGCGCCCCGACAACGAGAAGCAATGCCAGTGCCGCAAAGGGCGCGACCGCCCGAAGATCGACATCGCGCCAGGATCGGCGCCGGCTTTCCTTTTGGCTGCTTTCCTCGCTTACACTCATGTTCAAATCCAACCTCCCGTCCCATTATCCCTGGGAATTCGCCGTCACGCCTCGACCGATCGTTTCGCCTGGTCAGGCTGCAATCTTTTTCTTCAGTCCCGCCGCGTAGCGCATGATTTCCTGTTCGGAGATCTCATCGCCCTCCAAAATGCCGACGATTCGCCCCTCGCGCATCACGGCGATACGCGTGCAAAGTCCGATCACCTCCGGCATCTCCGAAGACACCACGATGATCGAATGACCATCGCGGGCCAGTGCCGAAATGAAATGATAGATCTGCTGTTTGGTGCCGACGTCGATGCCGCGCGTCGGCTCGTCGATGATGATGATCTGCGGCTCGATCTCCATGACTTTCGCCAGCAGCAATTTCTGCTGGTTGCCGCCGGACATGCGGCCGGCAACGATATTGCCGTCCCTGACGCGGATGTCGAAGCGGCGGCGGGCCCTTGCCATCGCAGCGGCTTCGCTCGCAGCGCTCAGATAGCCAAACCGGCCATGCTTGTCCAAGGATTGCAGCGTTAGGTTGGCGATCATGCCGGAGTTGAGAAGCAGTCCCTTGGACTTACGGTCCTTGGTCATGTAGGCCAGGCCTGCGCGATTTGCGGCATGAACGTCGTGCGGAGGCACGGCCTGCCCGTTGACCGTGACCTCACCCGATGCGCGCGGGCGCAGACCGATGATGGCCTCCATAAGCTCGGTACGGCCGGATCCGATCAAGCCGGAAAAGCCGAGGATCTCGCCTCTGCGGACCTCGAAACTGGCATCACGGACATAGTGGGTCGATACGGAATGGACGCTGAGCACGACCTCTTCGTCGACATCGGGTTCGTTTTTGGCGGGATACAGGCTGGAGAGCTCCCGCCCGACCATCAATTGAGCAATGGATTCGCCGTCCAGGATGGCGGTGGGCGAGGTCTTCACCCATTGGCCGTCGCGCAGGACCGTCACCCGGTCGGTCAGTTCCATGACTTCGTCGAGCTTGTGGGAAACAAAGACGAAGCTCGTTCCCTGGTCGCGAAGCTTGCGCACCTGCTTGAAGAGGAAATTGATCTCCTCGCGCGAGAGCACGGCGGTCGGTTCGTCCATGAAGACGATCCGCGCATTGCGGCTGATCGCCTTGGCGATTTCCACCATCTGCTTGTCGGCGATCGACAGCGTGCTGATCTGCGCGTTCACGTCGACATGCGAGCCGAGGAGATCGAGGACGCGCCGCGCTTCGGCGCGCATATACTTGCGGTCGAGAACGCCGTAACGGGTGACTTCGCGGCCGAGAAACAGGCTTTCGGTCACGGTCAGGTGTTCGGCGAGATTGAATTCCTGGTGAATGATGACAATGCCGAGCGCCTCTGCGGCACCATTGGGCGGCAGCTTTACAGGCTTGCCGTCGAGCAGGATTTCGCCGGAGCTTGGCTCTTCGAAACCGGAAAGGATCTTGACGAGTGTGGATTTGCCGGCACCGTTTTCGCCCATCAGCGCGTGAATTTCGCCGGCGCGGAGATCGAAATTGACGCTGAAGAGCACCTGAACGCCGCTGAACGACTTGCTAATTCGCCTCGCGGACAGCAGCACCGCGCCTTCGACGGTCTCCGGATCCATTCTTCCCTCCCCTTACGGCTCCCGTCCGCTTTAGCGACTGTGTAAACCTTTACATTGGCGATGTAAAGGTTTACATCATTGCATAGATGAGAATTTTTCAGCGTCGCCTTTGACCTTCTGGGAAGTCTGTGTAGTGTCCCGGTCAAGACGAGACCCAAGGCAGAGCGCAGTGTCGAATTCCAGCCCCGCAACAATCGAAGACGTCGCCCGAATTGCCCAGGTTTCGATTGCAACGGTCTCCCGCGCGATCCATATGCCCGAGAAGGTCGCGAACTCGACACGCCTCAAGGTCAACCAGGCAATCGCCATCACCGGTTACACGACGAATGCGATGGCGCGCAGCCTGCGGCTCGGGCGCTCGAACATGATTCTCGTCGTCGCGCCCGACATCGGCGACCCGAATTTCTCCAACATCCTGGTCGGCTTGGAGAATGAAGCCCGCGCGCACGGCTACGGCATTCTCATCGGCCATACGCAGAATGATGCCCAACGCGGCCTCGAATATCTGAAGTTCCTGAATTCCAATCAGGCGGCCGGGCTGATCCTGTTCACCGGCATCCTGCCCTTCGGACACCAGACCATGACGGCGCGCCTGCCGCCCAGTGTCGGCGTCTTCGAGCCGGTCTTCAACGGCGGCATCCCCTATGTCGGCGTGGACGACATCGCAGGCGCCCGCAAGGCCGTCGACCTGCTGATTGCCGAGGGCCATCGAAATATTGCCTTCATTGGCGATTCGCGCACCCGCCTCGCCTATAGCCGGCGGCGCATGGGTTATGACGCCGGACTGGATGCCGCAGGCGTCAGTCCAGGCCTTCGAATTGTCTTCGAAGGCGACGGCACGATCGAAAGCGGCCGGCTGGCGGTCGAACAGCTTTTTATGCGCGATACGCTGCCAACGGCCTTCATGTGCGTCAATGACCAGACCGCCATCGGCGTGATGATCGGCCTTGGCGCGCGCGGCTACGATATTCCTCGGGATTTTTCCGTGACCGGCTTCGACGACGTGCCTCAAGCCGTCTTTATGTCACCCTCGCTGACGACGATCCGCCAGCCGCGCACCGCCATCGGCAAGCATGCCATGGCGCTGCTGCTCGAACTGCTGTCGGACCGTCAGCCCGCCGAGACGGAAATCCTGCTCAGACCCGACCTGGTGGTCCGCAACTCAGTCTCGGCGCCCTCGCGGAACTGGATCAGGAAGTAAGAAGGAGACGGCGGCAGCCGGTAACGAGAGCTGCCGCCGGTCCGCATTGCTCAAACGTATCGGTTGACGACGTTTTCCAGCAGTTCCTGCTTGCCCGATTTCGGCTGCGGGTTGATGTTGCGCGTTTCAACCCACTCTGCGATCTGCTCGAGCGAATATTCGCCGCGCAAGAGCTTCTGGCCTTCGGGGCCGTTCCAGCCGGCATAGCGATCCTCGAGCGGTTTGGAGAGTGCCTTATCCTCTATCATCCTGGCCGCCGCCTTAAGCCCGCGAGCGCAGCAGTCCATGCCGCCGATATGGCCGATCAGCAGGTCTTCCGGGTCGAGCGACTGACGCCGCAACTTCGAATCGAAGTTCGTGCCGCCGGTCTTGAAGCCGCCGCCTGCCAGGACGTGGTAATAGGCGAGCGCCATTTCCGGGACGTTGTTCGGGAACTGGTCGGTATCCCAGCCGGACTGGTAATCGTTACGGTTCATGTCGATCGAGCCGAAGATGCCGAGTGCGTTGGCAAGCGCCAGCTCGTGCTCGAAGGAATGGCCGGCAAGAATCGCGTGGCCCTGCTCGATATTGACCTTCACCTCATTTTCCAGGCCATTCCTCTTCAGGAAGCCGTAGACGGTCGCGACATCGTAGTCGTACTGATGCTTGGTGGGCTCCTGCGGCTTTGGCTCGATCAGGATCGTGCCCTTGAAGCCGATCTTGTGCTTGTATTCGACGACAAGGTTGAGGAAGCGGCCGAGCTGATCGAGCTCGCGCTTGAGGTCGGTGTTGAGCAGCGTCTCATAGCCTTCGCGGCCACCCCAAAGCACGTAGTTTTCGCCGCCGAGCTTGTGCGTCGCATCCATGCAGGTCTTCACCGTCGCAGCCGAAAATGCAAAGACATCCGGATCCGGATTGGTCGCGGCACCCGACATGAAGCGGCGGTTCGAGAACAGGTTCGCCGTGCCCCAAAGCAGCTTGACGCCGGTCGCAGCCTGCTTTTCGGCAAAGTAATCGACGATATCGTTGAGGTTCTTCGTGTTCTCGGCAAAGCTGTTGCCTTCCGGGCGAACATCGGCGTCATGGAAGCAATAAAAGGGTGCGCCGAGCAGCTGGAAGAATTCGAAGGCGACATCGGCCTTCAGCCTTGCTGCCTTCATCGTGTCTTCGAACCAGGGCCGCAGGAAGGTCTGGCCGCCGAAGGGATCGCCGCCTGGCCAGGTGAATGTGTGCCAGTAGGCAACCGCAAAGCGCAGGTGATCTTCCATACGCTTGCCCATGACAATTTCGTCGGGCTGGTAGTGGCGGAAGGCCAGCGGATTGGTGCTGTTGGGGCCTTCATATTTCACTTTCTGGATATCGCCGAAAAATCCGGTGCTCATGGTGTTGTCTCCTTGGGTTTCACTCTTGTTGTTTATGAAGGCACGCGCCCCTTAACCCCTGCCTTTGCCCACCGGAAAAAGGGGAACAGGGCGCCGCTGCAAGTACGGGCAGGCGGATGAGGGGTAGCCACCATCTCAATGCGCCAGCGATCTGATCGCCGGATAAAGCGCCCGGTAGCGCCTGTAGGCATCCTCATAGGCACCGCTCAAAGCCGCCACCGGCTCGATCGTATTTGCCGTCTTCGGCGGCGTGCAGACCGAAACCGGCTCGGCGCCCGTCGCCGCGATCAGCCCAAGCCGCGCCGCGCCGAAGGCGGCGCCGAAATCGCCGTCTGCGGGCAGATCAACCGGAATGTCGAGCGCCGTTGCGATTGCCGCCAGCCAGTAGCGCGAGCGCGAGCCGCCGCCGATGGCGGTGACGCGGGATATATCGGTACCTGCCGAACGCAGCGCTTCGAGGTTGTCGCGGATGGCGAACGACACGCCCTCGAGCACGGCCTGCGTCAGCACAACCCGACTGCTCTCATGCTCGAGGCCGATGAAGGCGCCACGGATGACGGCATCATTGTGCGGCGTGCGTTCGCCGGAAAGATAAGGAAGGAAGGTGACCCCAGAGGGTGCCTTTGGCGTCTCGCCGAGTTCGTTCGTGAGATCGGCAGCGGATTTGCCAGTAACGCTTGCATGCCAGTTCAAGGCATCGGTGGCCGAGAGGATGACACCCATCTGATGCCAGGTGTCGGGTAGGGCGTGGCAGAAGGCATGGACTGCACTGTCTGGCTTCGGCAGGTAGGCGGCATTCGCCGCGAAGAGAACGCCCGACGTGCCGAGCGAGACGAAGGCCGCGCCATCGCTGACGGTGCCCATGCCGCAGGCAGACGCTGCATTGTCGCCTGCCCCGCCGGCAACGACAGCATCGCCCGCAATGCCCCACTTGGCAGCGAGTTCGCCGCGCAGCTTTCCTGCCTGCGCCGTGCCTTCCACCAGCGCCGGCATCTGCTTTTCGTCGAGACCGGTCGCGGCGAGAAGCTCCGACGACCATTTGCGTTTGCCGGTATCGAGCCAGGACGTACCGGCAGAATCCGACATTTCGGAAATGTGCTCGCCTGTCAGCCAGAGCCGCAGGTAGTCCTTCGGCAGCAGCACCTTGGCGACCTTGGCGAAAATGCCCGGCTCATGCTTGGCGACCCAGGCGAGTTTCGGCGCGGTAAACCCGGGAAAGACGATGTTGCCCGTCAGCTTGCGGAATTTGGGATCGGCATCCAGCGCCGCCGCCTCGAGATAGGAACGCGTATCGTTCCAGAGAATACAAGGACGCAGCACCCTGTCGCCGGCATCGAGCAGTGTTGCGCCATGCATCTGGCCGGAAAGGCCGACACCCCTGACAGCCCCGAGCTCTTTCGGATGGTTCGCTTTCAGGCCCGCAACAGCCTCCTCGGTTGCGCGAATCCAATCCGACGGTTCCTGTTGCGACCAACCGGAATGCGGCCGCGAAACATCGAGCGAGCCATTCGCCGAGCCGATGATCTTCTGATCGCCGTCGATGAGCATCGCCTTGACGCCCGAGGTTCCGAGATCGAGACCCAGATACATGTCATTCTCCTTGCCCTTACGGCAGATTGTCCTTCAGGAATATGTCGAGCCGGATCCGCTCCTGCGCATCGATGACGGCAAGCCCGTCGGCTTTTGCTTTGAGAACGCGGATCGCACTGCGGACCTCGTGTCCGGCGTTCTGATTGAGGATCGCATCGATCGTGCCGTCGATGAGGGCAGCGCGCGTATGAACGGTCAATTCATGGGCAACGACTGTCAGCGGGCGGCTCGAGGCTCTCGCCTTCAGCGCCCTGACAAGACCACGATTGCCGGCGCCCAGGCTGTAGACGCCAATCACCCGCTCATGCTTGGACAAGACGTCGGCGACCAGCTTGTGCGCCAGTTCCGGATCGTCGCGGCCTTCGAGGACCGGCAGGATGGAGAGCTTCGGAAATTCCTGCGCCATCAGAGCGGCAAAACCTTGAAGGCGCTCGCGATGATCGCGCACCAGCATGGAGCCGGCAAGCACCGCAACCTCGCCCTTGGCATCGCCAAGAAAGCGTCCGAGAAGACGCGCTGCCGTTCTGCCGGCGGCGATATTGTCGACGCCCGCGTAATGATGCCGGCGCGAACCGGTGAGGTCTGAAACCAGCGTGACGACAGGAATGCCGTCGGACACCAGCTTGTCGACTGCAGCGACGACCTCAGGCGCGTCGGTGGCGACGAGCGCTATCCCGGCGGGACGTTCATCGGCGAGCTTTTCGAGCGCCGTAACCAGAGCGGCCGGATCGAAGGCGGCAACTTCCACCGTGCGAATACTCGTCCTTTCGGACGGAGAACGGATCATCGCTTCGCCGATCTCGGCGTGCAGCCCGTGCATGAATGAATTGTCCGAGGCAGGCAGGATGAAAACCAGCGGATAAATGCGGCCCTTGGCGAGGTTGGCGGCGGCAACGTCGCGCACATAGCCGATCTCGCGGATTGCCGTTTCCACTTTTTCGCGCGTGATGCGGCGCACACCGGGGCGCTGGTTCAGCACGCGGTCGACGGTGGCCAGGCTGACCCCGGCCGCAGCGGCGATATCATGAACTGTTGGCCTCATCGCTCCTCCTGATGAAACCATTATCGCCAAATCTGATGTACGTAAATCAAAAATTTCAATCGGCTGTCGAGCACGAAAAAAAGGCCGGCATATCCCAAGCCGGCTTTCGACCGCTCAGTGGCCTCCGCTGCCACCGCCGCCGCCCTGGGGCGCCGGTTTCTTGATCATCGCGACCCCGAGGATCATGGCCATGAAAAGAACGGTCAGGATCAGGAAAACGTCGCTGAAGGAGAGAATGATCGCCTGCTGGGTGGCAAGCCCGACCATCTGCTTGATGGCGGCCGAAGCACCGTCCAAGCCATAGGAGTTGAAGTTGGCAGTCAGGTTGTTCATCTGGTCGATGGCGGCCGGATTACCCCAATCCATGTTTTCCCGCAGCCGCTCGTAGTGCACGTCCTGGCGGTTGGAGAGAACGGTATTGATCACCGCAAGGCCGACTGCCCCGCCGAGATTACGAGTGAGGTTGAACAGACCTGAAGCACCACGGATACGTGAAGGCGGCATCGTGCCGAGCGCGATGTTGTTGATCGGCACCATGCACATCATCAGCCCGAACCCGCGCAGGACCTGCGGGATGAAGAGCTCGTAGAAATCCCAGTCGTCCGTCAGGTGGGTCATGACGAAGGTGCCGGCCGCAAAGCTGGTAAAGCCGATCACCATCATCAGGCGAAGGTCCATCTTCGTCGACAGCCGGCCGGCAATTGGCGCAGTGAAGAACATCGCAAGGCCGGAGACAAACATGGTCTCGCCGATCATCAGCGAATCGTAACCGCGGATGCGCCCCAGATAGACCGGATAGATATAGGTGAGGCCGTATAGCCCGATCCCCATGACGAACGAGAACACCGAACCGAAGGAGAAATTCCTGTTGGTAAAGGCCCTGAGGTCGACGACGGGGAAGTCCACGGTGAAAGCGCGATAGAAGAAGACGATCGCACCTGCCGCCGAAGCCACAGCACCGGCGACGATATAGCTGTCGTTGAACCAGTCGTTCGAATTGCCTTCCTCAAGCACATATTCCAGCGCACCGAGGAAAATGCCCATGGAGATGAGGCCCCACCAGTCGAACTTCTTCAGGAGCGACAGTTCCGGCTTGTCGAAATCGATGAAATTCCAGGTGATGGTGGCGACCAGGATACCGGGAATGACGTTGACGAGGAACAGCCAGTGCCACGAGAAGGCATGGCTGAGGTAACCGCCGACGGTCGGGCCGATGGTCGGCGCAAGGGTGGCGATCAGGCCGATGATAGGCGATACGATGCTGCGCTTCGACGGTGGGAAGATGGTGAAAGCGGCCGCGAAGACGGACGGAATCATACCGCCGCCGATGAAGCCCTGGATGGCGCGGTAAACGATCATCTGATCGATATTCGTTGCCGTTGCGCAGAGCACGCTCGACAGCGTGAAACCAGCAGCCGAAATAGCGAAAAGATAGCGTGTCGAGATGATGCGAGCCAGCGTTCCCGACAGCGGAATCATGATGACTTCCGCAATCAGGTATGACGTCTGCACCCAACCGATCTCGTCCGAGCCGGCAGAAAGGCCGGCCTGGATTTCCGCAAGCGATGCGGAGACGATCTGGATGTCGAGGATCGACATGAACATGCCGAGCACCATCGCAAAGAATGCGATGAGCTTGCGCGGGTCCATTCGCTCCTCGGAACCGGCGACCGCAATGGCGCCTGTTGTAGCGGTGGTAGCCATTGGCCTACTCCGGCTGGCTGATCACTTTGCTGCCTGCCCTGTAGCGGGCGCCGTGCGGGTATCGACATCGACGACGACGCTCAGGCCGGCGCGCAAGCGGCCGCTGTCAAGCGCATCTTGAGGCAGCGCAATTCGGACCGGGACGCGCTGGATGATCTTTGTGAAATTGCCCGTCGCATTTTCCGGCGGCAGTAGCGAGAAGACGGAGCCGGAGGCCGGCGAAATCGACTCGACGGTGCCGACGATTGGATGGTCGTCATAAGCATCGACGTGCACGTTGACCTTCGAGCCCGGAACCAGGTGCTGGATCTGCGTTTCCTTGAAGTTGGCGTCGATGAACAGCTGACGCACCGGAACGAGCGCCATCAGGCGCTGGCCGGGCGAAACGAGATCGCCTTCCTGAACGGAGCGGTTGCCGACGACGCCATCATACGGTGCCTTGAGGATCGTGAAGGACAGATCGCGGGCTGCCTTGTCCCGCTGAAGCTCGAGCGTTTGGACCGAACCTTCGGCTTCCCTGCGCTGCGCCTGGAGGATGGTGACGTTTGCTTCGGCCGACTTGATGTTGGCGTCGCCGCCGACAAGATTGGCCTTGGCCTGGTCGAGAGCAATATTGGCAGTGTCGAGATCGGCCGTAGTGCCGACCGACTTCGCCTGGAGGTCAGCCTGGCGCTTCTGTGTGATCTCGGCGCCACGGACTGCCGCCTCGAGAGCCACTTTGGAGGCCTGGGCCTGAGCAAGCGCTGCCTTGGCTCCTTCGATCTGCGCGTCGATGCGGCTCAGCGACAGCTTCTCCGTGGCGATCTGGGCCTCGGCCTGATCGAGGGCGTTTTGATAGTCGCCGTTGTCGAGCGTGGCGAGCACGTCCCCGGCCTTCACCTGCTGGTTGGCGACAACGTTCACCTTCGCGACATAGCCGGTGACCTTTGGCGAGATCGTTGCGATGTCGCCTTCGATATAGGCGTCGTCCGTCGAGACCATGAAACGGCCGTTCGTCCACCACTCGTAGCCGTATGATGCACCGCCGGCCAGAATAGCGAGCGCCACGACCGGTAGCACCAGGCTGCGGCGCTTCTTCTTTTCAGCTGGAGCGGTCTGCGTATCGGGAGCAGCCTGAGGGGCACGCGGAGCTTCGGCGCTCGCCGGTTCGGCAGGGACAACGGCGTCTGACACCGGCTCGTCTCTTGCGGAATCGCTGACGATGCGGGCGACATTCGTTTTCTGGTTAGACGACATGAGCAAAGACCGGTAAATCGAGTGACATTGATCGAACTGAACGGTTCGGTTCAGTTGACATAGGGCCTTTTAGAAGTCATATCAAGCTATATCGAACCAGGCGGTTCGATTTTATGAAAGAATGTTCGCACTGCGGACGTGGTTAAGGAGACAATGACAGAGACCTTCAAGGATACGGTCGAAGCCCCGGCCGCAAGCGGCAGATGGGCGGCAGGAGAGGATCCGGCAAAGCGCAGGCAGATTCTCGAAGGGGCGAAGCGTGTCTTCATGAAACTCGGCTTCGATGCCGCCAGCATGAACGACGTGACGCGCGAGGCTGGTGTCTCGAAAGGAACGCTTTACGTCTACTTCGCCAACAAGGAAGAGCTTTTTACCGCGATGATGGAGACCGAGCGCGCCGCCTTTGTCGCCAGCGTGCGTGCGGCCCTCAATGCCAATCCCGATCCGGACACGGCTCTTTATGATTTCGGCATGACCTTCGTCCGGCACACAACCGAAGAAAAGGTCATCAATGCCATACGCACCGTCATCGGAGTGCGCGACCGCATGCCGCACCTCTGTCAACGCTTCTTTACCGGCCCCGAAAACATCCGGACCGTTCTCACCGACTATCTGAAGACGCAGGTCGGCGCCGGGCATTTCGTGATCGAGGATGTCGAGCTTGCCGCTCGCCAGTTCCTGGAACTCTGCGGCGGAGGCTTCTTCAAGCTGCGCCTCCTGGGCGACATGGCAGGCCCTCCGAGCGAGGAGGAGATGAGCCGCATCATCCGCGGTGCGATCCGCGTCTTCCTTGCTGCATATGGCGTTAACCAGAACCGG
Above is a window of Rhizobium etli 8C-3 DNA encoding:
- a CDS encoding TetR/AcrR family transcriptional regulator, which codes for MTETFKDTVEAPAASGRWAAGEDPAKRRQILEGAKRVFMKLGFDAASMNDVTREAGVSKGTLYVYFANKEELFTAMMETERAAFVASVRAALNANPDPDTALYDFGMTFVRHTTEEKVINAIRTVIGVRDRMPHLCQRFFTGPENIRTVLTDYLKTQVGAGHFVIEDVELAARQFLELCGGGFFKLRLLGDMAGPPSEEEMSRIIRGAIRVFLAAYGVNQNRPA
- the xylB gene encoding xylulokinase, producing MYLGLDLGTSGVKAMLIDGDQKIIGSANGSLDVSRPHSGWSQQEPSDWIRATEEAVAGLKANHPKELGAVRGVGLSGQMHGATLLDAGDRVLRPCILWNDTRSYLEAAALDADPKFRKLTGNIVFPGFTAPKLAWVAKHEPGIFAKVAKVLLPKDYLRLWLTGEHISEMSDSAGTSWLDTGKRKWSSELLAATGLDEKQMPALVEGTAQAGKLRGELAAKWGIAGDAVVAGGAGDNAASACGMGTVSDGAAFVSLGTSGVLFAANAAYLPKPDSAVHAFCHALPDTWHQMGVILSATDALNWHASVTGKSAADLTNELGETPKAPSGVTFLPYLSGERTPHNDAVIRGAFIGLEHESSRVVLTQAVLEGVSFAIRDNLEALRSAGTDISRVTAIGGGSRSRYWLAAIATALDIPVDLPADGDFGAAFGAARLGLIAATGAEPVSVCTPPKTANTIEPVAALSGAYEDAYRRYRALYPAIRSLAH
- a CDS encoding DHA2 family efflux MFS transporter permease subunit; translated protein: MATTATTGAIAVAGSEERMDPRKLIAFFAMVLGMFMSILDIQIVSASLAEIQAGLSAGSDEIGWVQTSYLIAEVIMIPLSGTLARIISTRYLFAISAAGFTLSSVLCATATNIDQMIVYRAIQGFIGGGMIPSVFAAAFTIFPPSKRSIVSPIIGLIATLAPTIGPTVGGYLSHAFSWHWLFLVNVIPGILVATITWNFIDFDKPELSLLKKFDWWGLISMGIFLGALEYVLEEGNSNDWFNDSYIVAGAVASAAGAIVFFYRAFTVDFPVVDLRAFTNRNFSFGSVFSFVMGIGLYGLTYIYPVYLGRIRGYDSLMIGETMFVSGLAMFFTAPIAGRLSTKMDLRLMMVIGFTSFAAGTFVMTHLTDDWDFYELFIPQVLRGFGLMMCMVPINNIALGTMPPSRIRGASGLFNLTRNLGGAVGLAVINTVLSNRQDVHYERLRENMDWGNPAAIDQMNNLTANFNSYGLDGASAAIKQMVGLATQQAIILSFSDVFLILTVLFMAMILGVAMIKKPAPQGGGGGSGGH
- a CDS encoding LacI family DNA-binding transcriptional regulator encodes the protein MRPTVHDIAAAAGVSLATVDRVLNQRPGVRRITREKVETAIREIGYVRDVAAANLAKGRIYPLVFILPASDNSFMHGLHAEIGEAMIRSPSERTSIRTVEVAAFDPAALVTALEKLADERPAGIALVATDAPEVVAAVDKLVSDGIPVVTLVSDLTGSRRHHYAGVDNIAAGRTAARLLGRFLGDAKGEVAVLAGSMLVRDHRERLQGFAALMAQEFPKLSILPVLEGRDDPELAHKLVADVLSKHERVIGVYSLGAGNRGLVRALKARASSRPLTVVAHELTVHTRAALIDGTIDAILNQNAGHEVRSAIRVLKAKADGLAVIDAQERIRLDIFLKDNLP
- a CDS encoding ABC transporter permease, with the translated sequence MSVSEESSQKESRRRSWRDVDLRAVAPFAALALLLVVGALVNPNFIGITNLANVATRSAFIAIIAVGATFVISAGDLDLSVGSMVAFVASLMILFMNSGAIADPALMLTTAIVLTVVIGASCGLANGLITTVGKIEPFIATLGTMGVYRGLTTWLSQGGAITLREPELQALYRPAYFGSILGVPVPIAVILAVTGVAAFVLYRTRYGRHVVAVGSSSDVARYSGIAVNRVRTIAFVIQGLCVAIAVLLYVPRLGSTSATTGILWELQAITAVVVGGTALKGGAGRVWGTICGAFILELVGNIMLLSNFISEYLIGAIQGAIIIIAMLVQRSLVRKS
- the xylA gene encoding xylose isomerase, whose protein sequence is MSTGFFGDIQKVKYEGPNSTNPLAFRHYQPDEIVMGKRMEDHLRFAVAYWHTFTWPGGDPFGGQTFLRPWFEDTMKAARLKADVAFEFFQLLGAPFYCFHDADVRPEGNSFAENTKNLNDIVDYFAEKQAATGVKLLWGTANLFSNRRFMSGAATNPDPDVFAFSAATVKTCMDATHKLGGENYVLWGGREGYETLLNTDLKRELDQLGRFLNLVVEYKHKIGFKGTILIEPKPQEPTKHQYDYDVATVYGFLKRNGLENEVKVNIEQGHAILAGHSFEHELALANALGIFGSIDMNRNDYQSGWDTDQFPNNVPEMALAYYHVLAGGGFKTGGTNFDSKLRRQSLDPEDLLIGHIGGMDCCARGLKAAARMIEDKALSKPLEDRYAGWNGPEGQKLLRGEYSLEQIAEWVETRNINPQPKSGKQELLENVVNRYV
- a CDS encoding HlyD family secretion protein — its product is MSSNQKTNVARIVSDSARDEPVSDAVVPAEPASAEAPRAPQAAPDTQTAPAEKKKRRSLVLPVVALAILAGGASYGYEWWTNGRFMVSTDDAYIEGDIATISPKVTGYVAKVNVVANQQVKAGDVLATLDNGDYQNALDQAEAQIATEKLSLSRIDAQIEGAKAALAQAQASKVALEAAVRGAEITQKRQADLQAKSVGTTADLDTANIALDQAKANLVGGDANIKSAEANVTILQAQRREAEGSVQTLELQRDKAARDLSFTILKAPYDGVVGNRSVQEGDLVSPGQRLMALVPVRQLFIDANFKETQIQHLVPGSKVNVHVDAYDDHPIVGTVESISPASGSVFSLLPPENATGNFTKIIQRVPVRIALPQDALDSGRLRAGLSVVVDVDTRTAPATGQAAK
- a CDS encoding sugar ABC transporter ATP-binding protein → MDPETVEGAVLLSARRISKSFSGVQVLFSVNFDLRAGEIHALMGENGAGKSTLVKILSGFEEPSSGEILLDGKPVKLPPNGAAEALGIVIIHQEFNLAEHLTVTESLFLGREVTRYGVLDRKYMRAEARRVLDLLGSHVDVNAQISTLSIADKQMVEIAKAISRNARIVFMDEPTAVLSREEINFLFKQVRKLRDQGTSFVFVSHKLDEVMELTDRVTVLRDGQWVKTSPTAILDGESIAQLMVGRELSSLYPAKNEPDVDEEVVLSVHSVSTHYVRDASFEVRRGEILGFSGLIGSGRTELMEAIIGLRPRASGEVTVNGQAVPPHDVHAANRAGLAYMTKDRKSKGLLLNSGMIANLTLQSLDKHGRFGYLSAASEAAAMARARRRFDIRVRDGNIVAGRMSGGNQQKLLLAKVMEIEPQIIIIDEPTRGIDVGTKQQIYHFISALARDGHSIIVVSSEMPEVIGLCTRIAVMREGRIVGILEGDEISEQEIMRYAAGLKKKIAA
- a CDS encoding LacI family DNA-binding transcriptional regulator; this encodes MSNSSPATIEDVARIAQVSIATVSRAIHMPEKVANSTRLKVNQAIAITGYTTNAMARSLRLGRSNMILVVAPDIGDPNFSNILVGLENEARAHGYGILIGHTQNDAQRGLEYLKFLNSNQAAGLILFTGILPFGHQTMTARLPPSVGVFEPVFNGGIPYVGVDDIAGARKAVDLLIAEGHRNIAFIGDSRTRLAYSRRRMGYDAGLDAAGVSPGLRIVFEGDGTIESGRLAVEQLFMRDTLPTAFMCVNDQTAIGVMIGLGARGYDIPRDFSVTGFDDVPQAVFMSPSLTTIRQPRTAIGKHAMALLLELLSDRQPAETEILLRPDLVVRNSVSAPSRNWIRK